One Vespa crabro chromosome 9, iyVesCrab1.2, whole genome shotgun sequence genomic region harbors:
- the LOC124427015 gene encoding protein tramtrack, beta isoform-like isoform X1 yields the protein MASASQQYCLRWNNHRSNLLTVFDELLQNEAFTDVTLAVDGGLSVKCHKMVLAACSSYFQTLFIDLPCKHPIVVLKDVKYCEIKAILEYMYRGEVNVAQEQLAGLLKVAEVLKVKGLVEENGSSHEQRNEELETSMSPPPAISTSTTNSIAHSSGHISPPHSTGSSYNPYGKSSTMPIDRGCMSLPMWALSGLPLPQHATSSHQASSQSHSQHSTIVGTSYDNGFETSSPINPKRKKYCTSNVMMNRDTPILRTVLGQGHADSSQNMTLMPPDSHDNNFRTNANGSSTENSRRDSSDLPNSEPVHSPYTDVSMIDEEDKQPSPQPYVDTNAGTDVSNPIVGVVSYITTQKPEWKRYKQYTRHDIMSAIEAVRSGMSALQAARKYGVPSRTLYDKVKKLGITTSRPFKRGSNGAGGACFPYGIGGNANGSIYGINSSTLSESENENSNALYESSSTILETNYVKSRDTSTERESNMETGQSSPTSGLHLIKEEPQQRNDDQVEDLSVNRKSDIRVIIPPSSNIKEEDDISDNSNRN from the exons ATGGCGAGCGCATCGCAACAATATTGTCTCCGTTGGAACAACCACCGATCGAACTTGCTTACTGTCTTTGACGAACTTCTACAAAATGAGGCATTCACCGACGTTACCTTGGCTGTGGACGGTGGTCTCTCTGTAAAGTGTCACAAAATGGTCCTAGCAGCTTGTTCATCATATTTCCAGACGCTTTTTATCGATCTACCATGTAAACATCCAATCGTAGTACTCAAAGATGTGAAATATTGTGAGATCAAGGCAATATTAGAATACATGTATCGTGGAGAGGTAAATGTCGCCCAGGAACAACTCGCTGGTTTATTAAAAGTTGCTGAAGTTTTAAAAGTCAAGGGTCTTGTTGAGGAAAATGGTTCATCTCATGAACAACGAAACGAAGAACTCGAAACGTCGATGTCACCACCACCAGCGATCAGCACTAGCACAACCAACAGTATTGCGCATAGCAGTGGCCATATTTCACCACCCCATTCAACCGGAAGTTCTTATAATCCATACG GTAAATCATCTACGATGCCAATTGATAGAGGATGTATGTCCTTACCGATGTGGGCATTGTCAGGACTACCACTTCCACAACATGCGACTTCCAGTCATCAGGCAAGCTCTCAATCACATTCGCAACATTCCACTATCGTGGGTACTTCTTACGACAACGGTTTCGAAACGTCATCGCCCATAAAtccaaaacgaaaaaaatattgtacatCAAATGTCATGATGAATCGAGACACGCCGATATTGCGAACAGTTTTGGGTCAAGGGCATGCTGATAGTTCACAGAACATGACCCTTATGCCACCAGATAGTCATGATAATAACTTCCGTACTAATGCCAATGGATCGTCAACTGAAAATTCCAGACGAGATAGCAGCGATCTTCCCAATTCTGAACCAGTTCATAGTCCTTACACCGACGTTTCCATGATAGACGAAGAAGACAAACAACCATCACCTCAACCCTACGTCGATACTAACGCAG GTACTGACGTATCTAATCCAATTGTAGGTGTGGTTAGTTACATCACAACCCAGAAGCCCGAATGGAAAcgttataaacaatatacaCGGCACGACATCATGTCAGCAATCGAGGCAGTAAGATCAGGAATGAGTGCATTACAAGCGGCGAGAAAGTACGGTGTCCCATCGCGTACACTTTacgataaagtaaaaaaacttGGTATCACGACCTCCCGACCTTTTAAGCGCGGTTCGAACGGTGCTGGAGGAGCTTGTTTTCCCTATGGTATCGGTGGAAACGCAAACGGCAGCATTTATGGTATCAACAGTAGTACTCTATCGGAAAGTGAAAATGAAAACAGCAACGCCCTATACGAGAGTTCTTCCACCATTTTGGAAACGAATTACGTTAAGAGCAGGGATACCTCGACTGAACGTGAATCCAACATGGAAACTGGTCAATCTAGTCCAACTTCAGGACTTCATTTGATCAAAGAAGAACCTCAACAAAGGAACGACGATCAGGTTGAGGATCTTTCGGTAAATCGTAAGTCGGATATACGAGTAATAATACCACCATCGTCGAACATCAAAGAGGAAGATGATATTTCCGATAATTCTAATCgtaattga
- the LOC124427015 gene encoding protein tramtrack, beta isoform-like isoform X2, whose product MASASQQYCLRWNNHRSNLLTVFDELLQNEAFTDVTLAVDGGLSVKCHKMVLAACSSYFQTLFIDLPCKHPIVVLKDVKYCEIKAILEYMYRGEVNVAQEQLAGLLKVAEVLKVKGLVEENGSSHEQRNEELETSMSPPPAISTSTTNSIAHSSGHISPPHSTGSSYNPYGKSSTMPIDRGCMSLPMWALSGLPLPQHATSSHQASSQSHSQHSTIVGTSYDNGFETSSPINPKRKKYCTSNVMMNRDTPILRTVLGQGHADSSQNMTLMPPDSHDNNFRTNANGSSTENSRRDSSDLPNSEPVHSPYTDVSMIDEEDKQPSPQPYVDTNAGVVSYITTQKPEWKRYKQYTRHDIMSAIEAVRSGMSALQAARKYGVPSRTLYDKVKKLGITTSRPFKRGSNGAGGACFPYGIGGNANGSIYGINSSTLSESENENSNALYESSSTILETNYVKSRDTSTERESNMETGQSSPTSGLHLIKEEPQQRNDDQVEDLSVNRKSDIRVIIPPSSNIKEEDDISDNSNRN is encoded by the exons ATGGCGAGCGCATCGCAACAATATTGTCTCCGTTGGAACAACCACCGATCGAACTTGCTTACTGTCTTTGACGAACTTCTACAAAATGAGGCATTCACCGACGTTACCTTGGCTGTGGACGGTGGTCTCTCTGTAAAGTGTCACAAAATGGTCCTAGCAGCTTGTTCATCATATTTCCAGACGCTTTTTATCGATCTACCATGTAAACATCCAATCGTAGTACTCAAAGATGTGAAATATTGTGAGATCAAGGCAATATTAGAATACATGTATCGTGGAGAGGTAAATGTCGCCCAGGAACAACTCGCTGGTTTATTAAAAGTTGCTGAAGTTTTAAAAGTCAAGGGTCTTGTTGAGGAAAATGGTTCATCTCATGAACAACGAAACGAAGAACTCGAAACGTCGATGTCACCACCACCAGCGATCAGCACTAGCACAACCAACAGTATTGCGCATAGCAGTGGCCATATTTCACCACCCCATTCAACCGGAAGTTCTTATAATCCATACG GTAAATCATCTACGATGCCAATTGATAGAGGATGTATGTCCTTACCGATGTGGGCATTGTCAGGACTACCACTTCCACAACATGCGACTTCCAGTCATCAGGCAAGCTCTCAATCACATTCGCAACATTCCACTATCGTGGGTACTTCTTACGACAACGGTTTCGAAACGTCATCGCCCATAAAtccaaaacgaaaaaaatattgtacatCAAATGTCATGATGAATCGAGACACGCCGATATTGCGAACAGTTTTGGGTCAAGGGCATGCTGATAGTTCACAGAACATGACCCTTATGCCACCAGATAGTCATGATAATAACTTCCGTACTAATGCCAATGGATCGTCAACTGAAAATTCCAGACGAGATAGCAGCGATCTTCCCAATTCTGAACCAGTTCATAGTCCTTACACCGACGTTTCCATGATAGACGAAGAAGACAAACAACCATCACCTCAACCCTACGTCGATACTAACGCAG GTGTGGTTAGTTACATCACAACCCAGAAGCCCGAATGGAAAcgttataaacaatatacaCGGCACGACATCATGTCAGCAATCGAGGCAGTAAGATCAGGAATGAGTGCATTACAAGCGGCGAGAAAGTACGGTGTCCCATCGCGTACACTTTacgataaagtaaaaaaacttGGTATCACGACCTCCCGACCTTTTAAGCGCGGTTCGAACGGTGCTGGAGGAGCTTGTTTTCCCTATGGTATCGGTGGAAACGCAAACGGCAGCATTTATGGTATCAACAGTAGTACTCTATCGGAAAGTGAAAATGAAAACAGCAACGCCCTATACGAGAGTTCTTCCACCATTTTGGAAACGAATTACGTTAAGAGCAGGGATACCTCGACTGAACGTGAATCCAACATGGAAACTGGTCAATCTAGTCCAACTTCAGGACTTCATTTGATCAAAGAAGAACCTCAACAAAGGAACGACGATCAGGTTGAGGATCTTTCGGTAAATCGTAAGTCGGATATACGAGTAATAATACCACCATCGTCGAACATCAAAGAGGAAGATGATATTTCCGATAATTCTAATCgtaattga
- the LOC124427017 gene encoding leucine-rich repeat-containing protein 15-like — translation MYHRAQISIYFVLCTATVSLALSTNQEKNTAENIQCPPECICLSQKVICNTGGLEDIPTQHLPEGVEELSLTKNNFPIIKTDAFAGLRVLKKLSLDGNNISSIRPFAFRGLNKLRELSIQDTPLSYIEKFSFAALQNVSVLLLANNKIRYVEGYAFAGTSNIRAILLSNNPLLSLHSHAFTGLTNVIRLILPSGIRNIEPDAFDGLHTVGLLKLTFMDLSSLKSYTFRGLSHVNSLNIQESDLGVIQKDAFTGLIYVDHLNILNNKIDLIERFHLRDENTVNILRFHGNHVLEAPRHAKDIVLEVNSISAIDNHFPCDCQAHNILESDFVNGSAIEFQRKNYCISPIEYNNKPMNLIDFELIANCYDNVVQDNLGSGVVIAMSSSPMILLIVIFLFKSFLLP, via the exons ATGTATCACAGGGCGCAG ATCTCGATTTACTTTGTACTGTGTACAGCAACGGTGAGCCTAGCGCTTTCCAcgaatcaagaaaaaaatacagcCGAGAACATACAATGCCCTCCAGAATGCATCTGTCTTTCCCAGAAG GTGATTTGCAATACGGGAGGGCTAGAGGATATACCGACCCAACATTTACCAGAAGGAGTAGAGGAATTGTCtctaacgaaaaataattttcctatAATAAAGACCGATGCTTTCGCCGGTCTACGTGTACTGAAAAAACTCTCATTGGATGGTAACAATATTTCGTCTATAAGACCATTTGCCTTTCGTGGATTGAACAAATTACGAGAGCTTTCGATTCAGGACACACCTTTGTCctatatcgaaaaattttctttcgctgCCCTTCAGAACGTTTCCGTTCTATTACTGGCGAATAACAAGATCCGTTACGTCGAGGGTTACGCATTTGCCGGTACCTCAAATATTCGTGCTATACTTTTAAGCAACAATCCATTATTAAGTTTACATAGTCATGCTTTTACCGGTTTGACAAACGTCATCAGACTTATTTTACCATCGGGTATTCGTAACATCGAACCAGATGCTTTCGATGGATTACATACGGTTGGTCTATTGAAGCTCACCTTCATGGATCTTTCCAGTTTAAAATCCTACACATTTCGTGGCCTAAGCCACGTGAACTCTTTAAACATTCAAGAGAGCGATTTAGGTGTCATTCAAAAAGACGCATTCACTGGTTTAATTTACGTTGATCATCTTAACATTCTCAACAACAAAATTGACCTAATTGAAAGATTTCATTTGAGAGACGAAAATACTGTGAACATCCTTAGGTTTCACGGTAATCACGTACTCGAGGCTCCTCGTCATGCAAAGGACATAGTTCTAGAAGTGAATTCGATCAGCGCGATCGACAATCACTTCCCTTGTGACTGTCAAGCTCATAATATTCTCGAGAGCGATTTCGTTAACGGTAGCGCTATTGAATTTCAacgtaaaaattattgtatatcgCCGATCGAATACAACAATAAACCAATGAATTTGATCGACTTTGAGCTTATCGCCAATTGTTACGACAATGTCGTACAGGACAATCTTGGCTCGGGTGTGGTCATTGCAATGTCCTCGTCTCCTATGATATtgttaatcgttatttttcttttcaaaagttTCCTATTACCTTGA
- the LOC124427019 gene encoding GDP-D-glucose phosphorylase 1 isoform X2: protein MKLGDIIMFTTEDIPNLNYNYNNFHFSISEKENESEFDIKLKQAWEKAQKDGVFRYLLNISSWRILEGPYRLLVQLNPDRAFKRRVPEHITTMLQPFDPTKFNFTKLSKSEIMFKIENEDDSDIIAVNVSPTEWCHSLLIIKYLQCLPQSITWYSLQKAIEILLLSSSPYFRIAFNSLCAFASVNHLHWHLYYLKHNMLLEYIDVQPYQGSLFLLENFPSKGFCFKLSSSKKIETFVSSIFSLVNYLQKNQIAHNVYVTRAKTINSKEVYDDVRAYVWARKSHFDVKNTTLFNSATCELFGHIFIKKEAYQNLTESTIAKILESVTEQPYLLIKKDLHKIM from the exons atgaaattaggagatattattatgtttactaCAGAGGATATTCCTAAcctaaattataattataataattttcatttttcgatcagtgaaaaagaaaatgaatctgAATTTGATATAAAGTTAAAGCAAGCATGGGAAAAGGCTCAAAAGGATGGAgtatttcgatatttattaaatattagtaGTTGGCGGATACTCGAAGGTCCGTATAGATTGTTAGTTcag CTTAATCCTGATAGAGCATTTAAAAGACGAGTACCAGAACATATTACGACAATGTTACAGCCATTTGATCCAACAAAATTTAACTTTACTAAATTATCAAAAAGTGAAATAATGTTTAAGATAGAAAATGAAGATGATAGTGATATCATAGCAGTTAATGTTAGCCCTACTGAATGGTGTCATTCTTtactaattataaaatatttgcaatGTCTTCCGCAGAGCATTACGTGGTATAGTCTTCAAAAAGCTATTGAGATATTGTTGTTGAGCAGCTCACC GTACTTTAGAATTGCATTTAATAGTTTATGTGCTTTTGCTTCTGTCAATCACTTACATTGGCATTTATATTACCTCAAGCACAACATGCTTCTTgaatatatc GACGTACAACCATATCAAGGTTCTTTGttcttattagaaaattttcctaGTAAAGGATTTTGCTTTAAATTATCATcttcaaagaaaatagaaacttttgtatcttcaatattttcattagtaAATTATCTACAAAAGAATCAGATAGCACATAATGTATATGTTACAAGAGCAAAAACTATAAATTCAAAAGAAGTGTATGATGATGTACGGGCATACGTTTGGGCAAGAAAGTCACACTTTGATGTAAAAAATACAACTTTGTTTAATTCAGCTACATGCGAGCTCTTTGGacacatatttattaaaa AAGAAGCATATCAAAATTTGACAGAATcaacaatagcaaaaatatTAGAGTCTGTAACGGAACAgccttatttattaattaaaaaagatttacataaaataatgtaa
- the LOC124427019 gene encoding GDP-D-glucose phosphorylase 1 isoform X1, whose protein sequence is MKLGDIIMFTTEDIPNLNYNYNNFHFSISEKENESEFDIKLKQAWEKAQKDGVFRYLLNISSWRILEGPYRLLVQLNPDRAFKRRVPEHITTMLQPFDPTKFNFTKLSKSEIMFKIENEDDSDIIAVNVSPTEWCHSLLIIKYLQCLPQSITWYSLQKAIEILLLSSSPYFRIAFNSLCAFASVNHLHWHLYYLKHNMLLEYIDVQPYQGSLFLLENFPSKGFCFKLSSSKKIETFVSSIFSLVNYLQKNQIAHNVYVTRAKTINSKEVYDDVRAYVWARKSHFDVKNTTLFNSATCELFGHIFIKTEEAYQNLTESTIAKILESVTEQPYLLIKKDLHKIM, encoded by the exons atgaaattaggagatattattatgtttactaCAGAGGATATTCCTAAcctaaattataattataataattttcatttttcgatcagtgaaaaagaaaatgaatctgAATTTGATATAAAGTTAAAGCAAGCATGGGAAAAGGCTCAAAAGGATGGAgtatttcgatatttattaaatattagtaGTTGGCGGATACTCGAAGGTCCGTATAGATTGTTAGTTcag CTTAATCCTGATAGAGCATTTAAAAGACGAGTACCAGAACATATTACGACAATGTTACAGCCATTTGATCCAACAAAATTTAACTTTACTAAATTATCAAAAAGTGAAATAATGTTTAAGATAGAAAATGAAGATGATAGTGATATCATAGCAGTTAATGTTAGCCCTACTGAATGGTGTCATTCTTtactaattataaaatatttgcaatGTCTTCCGCAGAGCATTACGTGGTATAGTCTTCAAAAAGCTATTGAGATATTGTTGTTGAGCAGCTCACC GTACTTTAGAATTGCATTTAATAGTTTATGTGCTTTTGCTTCTGTCAATCACTTACATTGGCATTTATATTACCTCAAGCACAACATGCTTCTTgaatatatc GACGTACAACCATATCAAGGTTCTTTGttcttattagaaaattttcctaGTAAAGGATTTTGCTTTAAATTATCATcttcaaagaaaatagaaacttttgtatcttcaatattttcattagtaAATTATCTACAAAAGAATCAGATAGCACATAATGTATATGTTACAAGAGCAAAAACTATAAATTCAAAAGAAGTGTATGATGATGTACGGGCATACGTTTGGGCAAGAAAGTCACACTTTGATGTAAAAAATACAACTTTGTTTAATTCAGCTACATGCGAGCTCTTTGGacacatatttattaaaa caGAAGAAGCATATCAAAATTTGACAGAATcaacaatagcaaaaatatTAGAGTCTGTAACGGAACAgccttatttattaattaaaaaagatttacataaaataatgtaa
- the LOC124427019 gene encoding GDP-D-glucose phosphorylase 1 isoform X3, with product MTNEKENESEFDIKLKQAWEKAQKDGVFRYLLNISSWRILEGPYRLLVQLNPDRAFKRRVPEHITTMLQPFDPTKFNFTKLSKSEIMFKIENEDDSDIIAVNVSPTEWCHSLLIIKYLQCLPQSITWYSLQKAIEILLLSSSPYFRIAFNSLCAFASVNHLHWHLYYLKHNMLLEYIDVQPYQGSLFLLENFPSKGFCFKLSSSKKIETFVSSIFSLVNYLQKNQIAHNVYVTRAKTINSKEVYDDVRAYVWARKSHFDVKNTTLFNSATCELFGHIFIKTEEAYQNLTESTIAKILESVTEQPYLLIKKDLHKIM from the exons ATGACGAA tgaaaaagaaaatgaatctgAATTTGATATAAAGTTAAAGCAAGCATGGGAAAAGGCTCAAAAGGATGGAgtatttcgatatttattaaatattagtaGTTGGCGGATACTCGAAGGTCCGTATAGATTGTTAGTTcag CTTAATCCTGATAGAGCATTTAAAAGACGAGTACCAGAACATATTACGACAATGTTACAGCCATTTGATCCAACAAAATTTAACTTTACTAAATTATCAAAAAGTGAAATAATGTTTAAGATAGAAAATGAAGATGATAGTGATATCATAGCAGTTAATGTTAGCCCTACTGAATGGTGTCATTCTTtactaattataaaatatttgcaatGTCTTCCGCAGAGCATTACGTGGTATAGTCTTCAAAAAGCTATTGAGATATTGTTGTTGAGCAGCTCACC GTACTTTAGAATTGCATTTAATAGTTTATGTGCTTTTGCTTCTGTCAATCACTTACATTGGCATTTATATTACCTCAAGCACAACATGCTTCTTgaatatatc GACGTACAACCATATCAAGGTTCTTTGttcttattagaaaattttcctaGTAAAGGATTTTGCTTTAAATTATCATcttcaaagaaaatagaaacttttgtatcttcaatattttcattagtaAATTATCTACAAAAGAATCAGATAGCACATAATGTATATGTTACAAGAGCAAAAACTATAAATTCAAAAGAAGTGTATGATGATGTACGGGCATACGTTTGGGCAAGAAAGTCACACTTTGATGTAAAAAATACAACTTTGTTTAATTCAGCTACATGCGAGCTCTTTGGacacatatttattaaaa caGAAGAAGCATATCAAAATTTGACAGAATcaacaatagcaaaaatatTAGAGTCTGTAACGGAACAgccttatttattaattaaaaaagatttacataaaataatgtaa
- the LOC124427018 gene encoding chitinase domain-containing protein 1, with product MNYLILINILIVIKLSEATLSPPTNTGNKKDKKDKGKIDIQKGPVNKDVFQRSLVTKDIKTTEIIRESGTYYIDTKRRRFSGEILGYITPWNSNGYEISKTFHGKFTMVSPVWLSILPSNMSTFQLPTHDVQKKWLKDMRSMNSENHNVKILPRVLFEHWSTNDIVELENNIQKQQQLITILSDTAKTFRFDGYVLEIWNQFIFTGINVQIILSVVKTIAQKLKNNHLDIILAVPPSRGTKAQLFSRDQFNELAPHVKAFSLMTYDYSSIQRPGPNSPLSWARQCVELLIPDQNDPRRTQILLGINFYGYNYTPEGGGPILGSQYLKSLESFKSKIQWDDRSKEHFFEAKSSLGSGYIFYPTLYSIIHRFDLAAELGTGIAIWELGQGLNYFYDLL from the exons atgaacTACTTGAtactgataaatatattaattgtaattaaattatccGAAGCCACATTGTCGCCGCCTACAAATACCGgcaataaaaaggataaaaaggataaagggAAGATAGATATTcag aaaGGCCCTGTCAACAAAGACGTTTTTCAAAGGAGTTTAGTAactaaagatattaaaacaaCCGAGATTATTAGGGAGTCTGGAACATATTATATAGACACTAAGCGTAGAAGATTTTCTGGAGAAATTTTAGGATATATTACTCCT TGGAACAGTAATGGATATGAGATATCAAAAACTTTTCATGGGAAATTCACAATGGTATCACCAGTATGGTTATCCATATTACCTAGTAATATGTCAACATTTCAATTACCAACACATGATGTTCAAAAAAAATGGTTGAAGGATATGAGATCTATGAACAGTGAAAATCATAATGTAAAAA TTTTGCCAAGGGTATTATTCGAACATTGGTCAACCAATGATATCGtcgaattagaaaataatatacaaaagcAACAACAACTCATTACGATACTATCTGATACAGCAAAG aCATTCCGTTTTGATGGTTATGTCTTAGAAATATGGAATCAGTTTATATTTACGGGTATCAATGTGCAAATTATTTTGTCTGTGGTTAAAACAATTgctcaaaaattaaaaaacaatcaTCTTGACATAATATTAGCAGTTCCACCATCAAGAGG tACAAAAGCACAGTTATTTTCAAGAGACCAATTCAATGAATTGGCACCCCATGTTAAAGCTTTCTCTTTGATGACATACGATTACTCAAGTATTCAACGTCCTGGTCCTAATAGTCCACTTTCTTGGGCAAGACAATGTGTAGAACTATTAATTCCAGATCAAAATGATCCTAGACGAACTCAAATCTTGCTAGGCATCAATTTTTATGGATACAATTATACACCAGAAGGTGGTGGACCTATTTTAGGTTCACAATACTTAAAAAGTCTTGAATCATTCAAAAGCAAGATTCAGTGGGATGATAGAAGtaaagaacatttttttgaAGCAAA aTCTTCTTTAGGCAgtggatatattttttatcctacTCTGTATTCTATCATACATCGATTTGACCTTGCAGCAGAATTAGGTACAGGTATTGCTATTTGGGAGCTTGGTCAAggattgaattatttttatgacttGTTATAA
- the LOC124427020 gene encoding estradiol 17-beta-dehydrogenase 11-like: protein MELKETLILIYDVLLFLIMSIFYIFETIIFTIVPQRYREKSIKGKIALITGGATGIGKLIAQKLSYLGANVIIWDINKSALEDTVNEIRRHGGKCWGYCCDISDREEIFRIAKSIKIEIGNISLLINNAGYVYGKTLLDIPDEEIERTFKINILAHYWMIKAFLKDMMKENYGHIVTIASVAGLLGTYNCTDYSATKFAAIGLHESLFSELKAHGYEGIHMTLVCPYLINTKMFHGVKPRLMKMLEPEYVAEEVIKGILLNKVNVTLPNIVRLLLPLKCLLPAKMCWDLMYRIIRGPQSMMMFKGQESIEMHQKNNNIIEKTEKLHLQ from the exons ATGGAATTAAAAGAAACGTTAATCCTTATTTACGACgttctattatttttgataatgtcaatattctatatattcgaaacaataatatttacaatcgtTCCACAACGTTATCGTGAAAAATCTATCAAAGGGAAAATAGCTTTAATTACTGGAGGTGCCACTGGAATTGGTAAATTGATTGCCCagaaattatcttatttagGTGCTAACGTTATCATCtgggatataaataaatcag cACTCGAAGATACggtaaatgaaataagaagacACGGTGGAAAATGTTGGGGATATTGTTGCGATATTTCTGATcgagaagaaatatttagaaTTGCGAAATCCATTAAAATTGAGATTGGTAAT atatcaTTATTGATAAACAATGCTGGTTATGTATATGGTAAAACTCTTTTGGATATACCGGAcgaagaaatagaacgtacatttaaaataaatatattggcGCATTATTGG ATGATTAAAGCGTTTTTAAAAGAtatgatgaaagaaaattatggaCACATCGTAACAATAGCAAGTGTTGCTGGTTTATTAGGAACTTACAATTGCACTGATTATTCAGCCACGAAATTTGCTGCCATTGGACTTCACGAAAGTCTTTTTTCAGAACTCAAA gCTCATGGATACGAAGGGATTCATATGACACTCGTTTGTCCTTACTTGATTAATACGAAAATGTTTCATGGTGTTAAACCTAG ATTGATGAAAATGCTCGAACCCGAGTACGTTGCCGAAGaagtaataaaaggaatattatTGAACAAAGTAAATGTTACATTACCTAACATTGTCAGACTTCTTTTGCCACTTAAATG CTTATTACCTGCAAAAATGTGTTGGGATTTAATGTATCGTATAATACGTGGACCACAATCAATGATGATGTTTAAAGGACAAGAAAGTATAGAAATgcatcaaaaaaataataatattattgaaaagacTGAAAAATTACACCTACAgtaa